One stretch of Manis pentadactyla isolate mManPen7 chromosome 10, mManPen7.hap1, whole genome shotgun sequence DNA includes these proteins:
- the PPP1R1A gene encoding protein phosphatase 1 regulatory subunit 1A isoform X1: MEQDNSPRKIQFTVPLLEPHLDPEAAEQIRRRRPTPATLVLTSDQSSPEIDEDRIPNPLLKSTLAMSPRQRKKVTRTTPTMKELQMMVEHHLGQQQQGEEPEGAAESTGTQETCPPGITDTEAESRLGTSGKAQKPAESIPKIQEGGRDKPSTEEPPAHILPLDSQGANSQV, translated from the exons ATGGAGCAGGACAACAGCCCCCGGAAGATCCAGTTCACGGTCCCGCTGCTGGAGCCGCACCTTGACCCCGAGGCGGCGGAGCAG ATTCGGAGGCGCCGCCCCACTCCTGCCACCCTCGTGCTGACCAGTGACCAGTCATCCCCAG AGATAGATGAAGACCGGATCCCCAACCCACTTCTCAAG TCCACCTTGGCCATGTCTCCACGGCAACGGAAGAAGGTGACAAGGACCACACCCACAATGAAAG AGCTCCAGATGATGGTTGAACATCACCTAGGGCAACAGCAGCAGGGAGAGGAGCCTGAGGGAGCTGCTGAGAGCACAGGGACCCAGGAGACCTGCCCACCTGGGATCACAGACACAGAAGCAGAGTCCAGGCTGGGCACCTCTGGGAAAGCACAAA AGCCTGCAGAATCCATCCCTAAAATTCAGGAGGGGGGCAGGGACAAACCCAGCACAGAGGAACCCCCAGCACATATACTACCATTGGATTCCCAGGGAGCCAACTCG CAGGTCTAA
- the PDE1B gene encoding dual specificity calcium/calmodulin-dependent 3',5'-cyclic nucleotide phosphodiesterase 1B isoform X3 → MANPVAVRRSHLQGPILRLRYMVKQLENGEVNIEELKKNLEYTASLLEAVYIDETRQILDTEDELQELRSDAVPSEVRDWLASTFTQQARAKGRRAEEKPKFRSIVHAVQAGIFVERMFRRTYTSVGPTYSTAVLKCLKNLDLWCFDVFSLNRAADDHALRTIVFELLTRHTLISRFKIPTVFLMTFLDALETGYGKYKNPYHNQIHAADVTQTVHCFLLRTGMVHCLSEIEVLAIIFAAAIHDYEHTGTTNSFHIQTKSECAILYNDRSVLENHHLSSVFRMMQDDEMNIFINLAKDEFVELRALVIEMVLATDMSCHFQQVKSMKTALQQLERIDKSKALSLLLHAADISHPTKQWSVHSRWTKALMEEFFRQGDKEAELGLPFSPLCDRTSTLVAQSQIGFIDFIVEPTFSVLTDVAEKSVQPLADEDSKSKNQPSFQWRQPSLDVEVGDPNPDVVSFRSTWTKYIQENKQKWKERAASGITNQMSVDELPPCEEETPPSPAEDEHNQNGNLD, encoded by the exons GCTGCGCTACATGGTGAAGCAGTTGGAGAATGGCGAGGTAAACATTGAGGAGCTGAAGAAAAACCTGGAGTACACGGCATCTCTGCTGGAGGCTGTCTACATAGACGAGACACG GCAAATCTTGGACACGGAGGATGAACTGCAGGAACTGCGGTCAGATGCTGTGCCTTCTGAGGTGCGGGATTGGCTGGCCTCCACCTTCACCCAGCAGGCCCGGGCCAAAGGCCGCCGAGCAGAGGAGAAGCCCAAGTTCCGGAGCATTGTGCATGCTGTGCAGGCCGGGATCTTCGTGGAGCG GATGTTCCGGAGAACGTACACCTCTGTGGGACCCACCTATTCCACTGCTGTCCTCAAGTGTCTCAAG AACCTGGACCTCTGGTGCTTTGATGTTTTTTCCTTGAACCGGGCAGCAGATGACCATGCACTGAGGACTATTGTTTTTGAGTTGCTGACTCGGCATACCCTCATCAGCCGCTTTAAG ATTCCCACTGTGTTTTTGATGACTTTCCTGGATGCTTTGGAGACAGGCTATGGGAAGTATAAGAACCCTTACCACAACCAGATCCATGCAGCTGATGTTACGCAGACAGTCCATTGCTTCTTGCTCCGCACGGGGATGGTG CATTGCCTGTCGGAGATTGAGGTCTTGGCCATCATCTTTGCTGCAGCCATCCACGACTATGAGCACACAGGCACTACCAACAGTTTCCACATCCAGACCAA GTCAGAATGTGCCATCCTGTACAATGACCGCTCGGTGCTGGAGAATCACCACCTCAGCTCTGTTTTCCGAATGATGCAGGATGATGAGATGAACATTTTCATCAACCTCGCCAAGGATGAGTTTGT AGAGCTGCGGGCCCTGGTCATTGAGATGGTGTTGGCCACAGATATGTCCTGCCACTTCCAGCAAGTGAAGTCCATGAAGACGGCCTTGCAGCAGCTGGAGAG GATTGACAAGTCCAAGGCCCTGTCTCTACTGCTCCATGCTGCTGACATCAGCCACCCCACCAAGCAGTGGTCGGTTCACAGCCGCTGGACCAAGGCCCTCATGGAGGAATTCTTTCGCCAG GGTGACAaggaggcagagctgggcctgcCCTTTTCTCCGCTGTGTGATCGCACTTCCACGCTCGTGGCACAGTCCCAGATTG GGTTCATTGACTTCATTGTGGAACCTACGTTCTCTGTGCTGACTGATGTGGCTGAGAAGAGCGTCCAGCCTCTGGCAGATGAGGACTCCAAGTCGAAAAACCAGCCTAG CTTCCAGTGGCGCCAGCCTTCTCTGGATGTGGAAGTGGGAGATCCCAACCCCGACGTGGTCAGCTTCCGCTCTACCTGGACCAAATACATTCAGGAGAACAAGCAGAAGTGGAAGGAACGGGCAGCAAGTG GCATCACCAACCAGATGTCCGTTGACGAGCTGCCCCCCTGTGAGGAAGAGACCCCGCCCTCCCCCGCCGAAGATGAGCACAACCAGAATGGGAATCTGGACTAG
- the PPP1R1A gene encoding protein phosphatase 1 regulatory subunit 1A isoform X3: MEQDNSPRKIQFTVPLLEPHLDPEAAEQIRRRRPTPATLVLTSDQSSPEIDEDRIPNPLLKSTLAMSPRQRKKVTRTTPTMKEPAESIPKIQEGGRDKPSTEEPPAHILPLDSQGANSQV; encoded by the exons ATGGAGCAGGACAACAGCCCCCGGAAGATCCAGTTCACGGTCCCGCTGCTGGAGCCGCACCTTGACCCCGAGGCGGCGGAGCAG ATTCGGAGGCGCCGCCCCACTCCTGCCACCCTCGTGCTGACCAGTGACCAGTCATCCCCAG AGATAGATGAAGACCGGATCCCCAACCCACTTCTCAAG TCCACCTTGGCCATGTCTCCACGGCAACGGAAGAAGGTGACAAGGACCACACCCACAATGAAAG AGCCTGCAGAATCCATCCCTAAAATTCAGGAGGGGGGCAGGGACAAACCCAGCACAGAGGAACCCCCAGCACATATACTACCATTGGATTCCCAGGGAGCCAACTCG CAGGTCTAA
- the PDE1B gene encoding dual specificity calcium/calmodulin-dependent 3',5'-cyclic nucleotide phosphodiesterase 1B isoform X1 codes for MVKQLENGEVNIEELKKNLEYTASLLEAVYIDETRQILDTEDELQELRSDAVPSEVRDWLASTFTQQARAKGRRAEEKPKFRSIVHAVQAGIFVERMFRRTYTSVGPTYSTAVLKCLKNLDLWCFDVFSLNRAADDHALRTIVFELLTRHTLISRFKIPTVFLMTFLDALETGYGKYKNPYHNQIHAADVTQTVHCFLLRTGMVHCLSEIEVLAIIFAAAIHDYEHTGTTNSFHIQTKSECAILYNDRSVLENHHLSSVFRMMQDDEMNIFINLAKDEFVELRALVIEMVLATDMSCHFQQVKSMKTALQQLERIDKSKALSLLLHAADISHPTKQWSVHSRWTKALMEEFFRQGDKEAELGLPFSPLCDRTSTLVAQSQIGFIDFIVEPTFSVLTDVAEKSVQPLADEDSKSKNQPSFQWRQPSLDVEVGDPNPDVVSFRSTWTKYIQENKQKWKERAASGITNQMSVDELPPCEEETPPSPAEDEHNQNGNLD; via the exons ATGGTGAAGCAGTTGGAGAATGGCGAGGTAAACATTGAGGAGCTGAAGAAAAACCTGGAGTACACGGCATCTCTGCTGGAGGCTGTCTACATAGACGAGACACG GCAAATCTTGGACACGGAGGATGAACTGCAGGAACTGCGGTCAGATGCTGTGCCTTCTGAGGTGCGGGATTGGCTGGCCTCCACCTTCACCCAGCAGGCCCGGGCCAAAGGCCGCCGAGCAGAGGAGAAGCCCAAGTTCCGGAGCATTGTGCATGCTGTGCAGGCCGGGATCTTCGTGGAGCG GATGTTCCGGAGAACGTACACCTCTGTGGGACCCACCTATTCCACTGCTGTCCTCAAGTGTCTCAAG AACCTGGACCTCTGGTGCTTTGATGTTTTTTCCTTGAACCGGGCAGCAGATGACCATGCACTGAGGACTATTGTTTTTGAGTTGCTGACTCGGCATACCCTCATCAGCCGCTTTAAG ATTCCCACTGTGTTTTTGATGACTTTCCTGGATGCTTTGGAGACAGGCTATGGGAAGTATAAGAACCCTTACCACAACCAGATCCATGCAGCTGATGTTACGCAGACAGTCCATTGCTTCTTGCTCCGCACGGGGATGGTG CATTGCCTGTCGGAGATTGAGGTCTTGGCCATCATCTTTGCTGCAGCCATCCACGACTATGAGCACACAGGCACTACCAACAGTTTCCACATCCAGACCAA GTCAGAATGTGCCATCCTGTACAATGACCGCTCGGTGCTGGAGAATCACCACCTCAGCTCTGTTTTCCGAATGATGCAGGATGATGAGATGAACATTTTCATCAACCTCGCCAAGGATGAGTTTGT AGAGCTGCGGGCCCTGGTCATTGAGATGGTGTTGGCCACAGATATGTCCTGCCACTTCCAGCAAGTGAAGTCCATGAAGACGGCCTTGCAGCAGCTGGAGAG GATTGACAAGTCCAAGGCCCTGTCTCTACTGCTCCATGCTGCTGACATCAGCCACCCCACCAAGCAGTGGTCGGTTCACAGCCGCTGGACCAAGGCCCTCATGGAGGAATTCTTTCGCCAG GGTGACAaggaggcagagctgggcctgcCCTTTTCTCCGCTGTGTGATCGCACTTCCACGCTCGTGGCACAGTCCCAGATTG GGTTCATTGACTTCATTGTGGAACCTACGTTCTCTGTGCTGACTGATGTGGCTGAGAAGAGCGTCCAGCCTCTGGCAGATGAGGACTCCAAGTCGAAAAACCAGCCTAG CTTCCAGTGGCGCCAGCCTTCTCTGGATGTGGAAGTGGGAGATCCCAACCCCGACGTGGTCAGCTTCCGCTCTACCTGGACCAAATACATTCAGGAGAACAAGCAGAAGTGGAAGGAACGGGCAGCAAGTG GCATCACCAACCAGATGTCCGTTGACGAGCTGCCCCCCTGTGAGGAAGAGACCCCGCCCTCCCCCGCCGAAGATGAGCACAACCAGAATGGGAATCTGGACTAG
- the PPP1R1A gene encoding protein phosphatase 1 regulatory subunit 1A isoform X2 encodes MEQDNSPRKIQFTVPLLEPHLDPEAAEQIRRRRPTPATLVLTSDQSSPEIDEDRIPNPLLKSTLAMSPRQRKKVTRTTPTMKELQMMVEHHLGQQQQGEEPEGAAESTGTQETCPPGITDTEAESRLGTSGKAQKPAESIPKIQEGGRDKPSTEEPPAHILPLDSQGANSV; translated from the exons ATGGAGCAGGACAACAGCCCCCGGAAGATCCAGTTCACGGTCCCGCTGCTGGAGCCGCACCTTGACCCCGAGGCGGCGGAGCAG ATTCGGAGGCGCCGCCCCACTCCTGCCACCCTCGTGCTGACCAGTGACCAGTCATCCCCAG AGATAGATGAAGACCGGATCCCCAACCCACTTCTCAAG TCCACCTTGGCCATGTCTCCACGGCAACGGAAGAAGGTGACAAGGACCACACCCACAATGAAAG AGCTCCAGATGATGGTTGAACATCACCTAGGGCAACAGCAGCAGGGAGAGGAGCCTGAGGGAGCTGCTGAGAGCACAGGGACCCAGGAGACCTGCCCACCTGGGATCACAGACACAGAAGCAGAGTCCAGGCTGGGCACCTCTGGGAAAGCACAAA AGCCTGCAGAATCCATCCCTAAAATTCAGGAGGGGGGCAGGGACAAACCCAGCACAGAGGAACCCCCAGCACATATACTACCATTGGATTCCCAGGGAGCCAACTCG GTCTAA
- the PDE1B gene encoding dual specificity calcium/calmodulin-dependent 3',5'-cyclic nucleotide phosphodiesterase 1B isoform X2, with the protein MELSPCSPPEMLEPDCPSPLELKSAPSKKMWIKLRSLLRYMVKQLENGEVNIEELKKNLEYTASLLEAVYIDETRQILDTEDELQELRSDAVPSEVRDWLASTFTQQARAKGRRAEEKPKFRSIVHAVQAGIFVERMFRRTYTSVGPTYSTAVLKCLKNLDLWCFDVFSLNRAADDHALRTIVFELLTRHTLISRFKIPTVFLMTFLDALETGYGKYKNPYHNQIHAADVTQTVHCFLLRTGMVHCLSEIEVLAIIFAAAIHDYEHTGTTNSFHIQTKSECAILYNDRSVLENHHLSSVFRMMQDDEMNIFINLAKDEFVELRALVIEMVLATDMSCHFQQVKSMKTALQQLERIDKSKALSLLLHAADISHPTKQWSVHSRWTKALMEEFFRQGDKEAELGLPFSPLCDRTSTLVAQSQIGFIDFIVEPTFSVLTDVAEKSVQPLADEDSKSKNQPSFQWRQPSLDVEVGDPNPDVVSFRSTWTKYIQENKQKWKERAASGITNQMSVDELPPCEEETPPSPAEDEHNQNGNLD; encoded by the exons GCTGCGCTACATGGTGAAGCAGTTGGAGAATGGCGAGGTAAACATTGAGGAGCTGAAGAAAAACCTGGAGTACACGGCATCTCTGCTGGAGGCTGTCTACATAGACGAGACACG GCAAATCTTGGACACGGAGGATGAACTGCAGGAACTGCGGTCAGATGCTGTGCCTTCTGAGGTGCGGGATTGGCTGGCCTCCACCTTCACCCAGCAGGCCCGGGCCAAAGGCCGCCGAGCAGAGGAGAAGCCCAAGTTCCGGAGCATTGTGCATGCTGTGCAGGCCGGGATCTTCGTGGAGCG GATGTTCCGGAGAACGTACACCTCTGTGGGACCCACCTATTCCACTGCTGTCCTCAAGTGTCTCAAG AACCTGGACCTCTGGTGCTTTGATGTTTTTTCCTTGAACCGGGCAGCAGATGACCATGCACTGAGGACTATTGTTTTTGAGTTGCTGACTCGGCATACCCTCATCAGCCGCTTTAAG ATTCCCACTGTGTTTTTGATGACTTTCCTGGATGCTTTGGAGACAGGCTATGGGAAGTATAAGAACCCTTACCACAACCAGATCCATGCAGCTGATGTTACGCAGACAGTCCATTGCTTCTTGCTCCGCACGGGGATGGTG CATTGCCTGTCGGAGATTGAGGTCTTGGCCATCATCTTTGCTGCAGCCATCCACGACTATGAGCACACAGGCACTACCAACAGTTTCCACATCCAGACCAA GTCAGAATGTGCCATCCTGTACAATGACCGCTCGGTGCTGGAGAATCACCACCTCAGCTCTGTTTTCCGAATGATGCAGGATGATGAGATGAACATTTTCATCAACCTCGCCAAGGATGAGTTTGT AGAGCTGCGGGCCCTGGTCATTGAGATGGTGTTGGCCACAGATATGTCCTGCCACTTCCAGCAAGTGAAGTCCATGAAGACGGCCTTGCAGCAGCTGGAGAG GATTGACAAGTCCAAGGCCCTGTCTCTACTGCTCCATGCTGCTGACATCAGCCACCCCACCAAGCAGTGGTCGGTTCACAGCCGCTGGACCAAGGCCCTCATGGAGGAATTCTTTCGCCAG GGTGACAaggaggcagagctgggcctgcCCTTTTCTCCGCTGTGTGATCGCACTTCCACGCTCGTGGCACAGTCCCAGATTG GGTTCATTGACTTCATTGTGGAACCTACGTTCTCTGTGCTGACTGATGTGGCTGAGAAGAGCGTCCAGCCTCTGGCAGATGAGGACTCCAAGTCGAAAAACCAGCCTAG CTTCCAGTGGCGCCAGCCTTCTCTGGATGTGGAAGTGGGAGATCCCAACCCCGACGTGGTCAGCTTCCGCTCTACCTGGACCAAATACATTCAGGAGAACAAGCAGAAGTGGAAGGAACGGGCAGCAAGTG GCATCACCAACCAGATGTCCGTTGACGAGCTGCCCCCCTGTGAGGAAGAGACCCCGCCCTCCCCCGCCGAAGATGAGCACAACCAGAATGGGAATCTGGACTAG
- the LOC118927172 gene encoding glycosylation-dependent cell adhesion molecule 1-like codes for MKFFIILLLASLASSSLAVLNEPEDEIYLQAQLIDASAQIIPSSLPRKDHVSSEDISKEPSISREELVSEKDAIKSPRIPENRQPDLLHSVLREASFRNAALQLEETTELTAKAATTSEGKLAKIGHKIGKNLDKTVKETMNYLKSLLPHAYEVMRSS; via the exons ATGAAATTCTTCATCATCCTGCTGCTGGCCAGCTTAGCCTCCTCCTCTCTTGCTGTCCTGAATG AACCAGAAGATGAAATCTACTTACAGGCTCAGCTCATAGATGCTT CTGCCCAGATCATCCCCAGCAGTCTCCCTAGAAAAGACCATGTCTCCAGTGAGGACATTTCTAAGGAGCCTTCCATCTCCAGAGAAGAGCTGGTTTCTGAAAAGGATGCGATCAAATCTCCCAGGATCCCAGAGAATCGACAGCCGGATCTGCTTCACTCCGTGCTCCGGGAGGCCAGCTTCAGAAATGCTGCCCTTCAGTTAGAAGAGACTACAGAACTCACTGCCAAGGCTG CAACCACCTCAGAGGGAAAACTGGCCAAGATCGGCCATAAAATCGGAAAGAATCTGGACAAAACAGTGAAAGAAACCATGAACTATCTGAAAAGCCTCCTCCCTCATGCCTATGAAGTCATGAGGTCCTCATGA
- the PPP1R1A gene encoding protein phosphatase 1 regulatory subunit 1A isoform X4, with amino-acid sequence MEQDNSPRKIQFTVPLLEPHLDPEAAEQIRRRRPTPATLVLTSDQSSPEIDEDRIPNPLLKSTLAMSPRQRKKVTRTTPTMKEPAESIPKIQEGGRDKPSTEEPPAHILPLDSQGANSV; translated from the exons ATGGAGCAGGACAACAGCCCCCGGAAGATCCAGTTCACGGTCCCGCTGCTGGAGCCGCACCTTGACCCCGAGGCGGCGGAGCAG ATTCGGAGGCGCCGCCCCACTCCTGCCACCCTCGTGCTGACCAGTGACCAGTCATCCCCAG AGATAGATGAAGACCGGATCCCCAACCCACTTCTCAAG TCCACCTTGGCCATGTCTCCACGGCAACGGAAGAAGGTGACAAGGACCACACCCACAATGAAAG AGCCTGCAGAATCCATCCCTAAAATTCAGGAGGGGGGCAGGGACAAACCCAGCACAGAGGAACCCCCAGCACATATACTACCATTGGATTCCCAGGGAGCCAACTCG GTCTAA